The region CGAGGGCATAATCACCAAGGACCACATTTTCGGTACACTGGGTGAAATCGTTGCAGGCCTGAAAAAGGGCAGGGAAGATGACAGCCAGATCACTGTGTTTGATTCAACCGGACTGGCTATTCAGGACATTGCCACAGCAAGCTTGATATACGATAGGGCTGTTAAAGCCGGAAAAGGTGTTAAGTTCAGGTTTTTCTGATGAAGGTGGCGTGTTTTATTTCCGGCGGAAAGGATTCAATGCTTGCTCTTCACAGGGTGAGTGAGGAACACGAGATTGCCTGCGTAGTTTCAGTCATTTCTGAGAATCCGGACAGCTACATGTTTCATACTGCCAATTTACCTCTGGTGGATGCAATTGCCAGCTCCCTCAAAATACCGCTTTTCAAGGTATTTGTCAGCGGAGAAGAGGAGAAAGAAGTGGATGAACTGTCAGAGCAGTTAAGGGCGCTGGACGTCGATGGTATTGTTACAGGAGCTGTAAAAAGCGAATATCAGAGGAAAAGGTTTGAAAAGGTTGCCCGGAGAATGGATGCAAGGCTCATTGCCCCGCTCTGGCACATCGATGAGAGATGCCTTCTGAAAGAGGTATCGGAAAAATTCGAAGCCATAATCGTGAAGGTCTCTGCAATGGGTCTGGACAGAACGTTTCTTGGAAAAAAGATCGACCATGAGCTTATAGAAACTCTCTCAGGACTTTCAGAAAAATATGGAATCAATATTTCGGGAGAAGGAGGGGAATATGAAACGCTCGTTCTCAATGCTCCTCTTTTCAGGAAAAGAATAGTTATTGAAGATTTTGTGATAAACGAGCATGACATGGTTTCCAGCATGGATGTGAAGGCATACAGGCTTGAGAACAAGGACGACTAAACTCCTAAATAATTTTTTGTTCATCCAGAGTTTCGGTTCTAAAGCTGAACCTAATAATGTGGAATTCGCAACGTATGGGAAATATTTTTAAATTAGTAATTCAGATTATTTAAAGAGGTGAGAGTGCTATGAGCGAAAACCCTTTGTTCAGGGGTCTGAACAGACCCGGATCTTTGAATCCCGAAGATATGAATGATCTTGAGAAGAAACACACGCCCGTTATAA is a window of Geoglobus acetivorans DNA encoding:
- a CDS encoding TIGR00289 family protein, translating into MKVACFISGGKDSMLALHRVSEEHEIACVVSVISENPDSYMFHTANLPLVDAIASSLKIPLFKVFVSGEEEKEVDELSEQLRALDVDGIVTGAVKSEYQRKRFEKVARRMDARLIAPLWHIDERCLLKEVSEKFEAIIVKVSAMGLDRTFLGKKIDHELIETLSGLSEKYGINISGEGGEYETLVLNAPLFRKRIVIEDFVINEHDMVSSMDVKAYRLENKDD